The Mucilaginibacter gracilis genomic interval GGTTGACGGCTGGGCCGTGGGTATTGTGGCTAACCAGCGCACGGTACTCAAATCGAAAAAAGGAGAAATGCAGTTTGGCGGCGTTATCTATTCGGATTCCGCAGATAAGGCAACACGGTTTATTATGAATTGTAACCAGAAAAAAATACCACTGGTTTTTTTGCAGGATGTTACCGGTTTTATGGTAGGCAGCCGCAGTGAGCAAGGCGGCATTATAAAAGACGGAGCCAAAATGGTTAATGCGGTAGCTAATTCGGTTGTACCCAAAATTACCATTGTGGTGGGTAACTCATACGGAGCGGGTAATTATGCCATGTGCGGCAAAGCTTACGACCCACGATTGATATACGCATGGCCATCGGCTAAAATAGCGGTAATGGGTGGCGCACAAGCAGCAAAAGTATTGGTGCAAATGCAGGCCGCAAGCATGAAGGCAAAAGGAGAGGTGGTTACCCAGAAGCAGGAAGATGACCTGCTTAAAGAAACTACCGACAGGTATAATAGCCAAACCACACCTTATTATGCAGCCGCACGCCTTTGGGTTGACGGCGTTATTGACCCGTTAGATACCCGCAAGGTAATTAGCATGGGCATTGAGGCTGCTAACCATGCACCAATTGAGCGCGCATTTAATGTAGGTGTGATACAAACCTGATTTTGGATTTGGGAATTTCAATTTGGAATTTTTTTTATATCCAACATTTAGATGATACATTTTTTCTATTACATCAATGATAAATATTAAACGGGCCGACCATGTTTATGTATCTGTGCCGCCGGGCAAGATGCATGAGGCTAATGAGTTTTATAGCCAGGTAATGGGCCTAACGCCTAAGCCCAGGCCGGATGTGTTTACATCGGCAGGGTATTGGTATGATATGGGTGGGATAGAGCTGCATTTAGGCACGGAAACAGTTGTGAGCCCATCTAAACGGCATTTTGCCTTGGAAGTTACCAATTTGCCTGCCGCCCGCGCGCATTTAGAAGCCAATAATATTGAGATAGACGACACTGAAGCCATCCCCGGAAGGCAACGGTTTATGTTTACCGACCCTTACGGAAACTTGGTGGAATTACTGGAATATGATTAAATTTGAAACCATCAGCGTAAAAACTTCAATTATCTTCATTATCAATAAAAATGGAATCGGTAGAAACAGTGATGGTATTGTTTGTGATAGGCTTTGCGGCCCTGTTAATTGGTTTTGCACGCAGCAACGAAAAACGGAAACTGCTGCGCAATGGTATACGTGTTAATGGCATCATCTTCCAGATTATTAACGATGGTAAAAGCAGCAGCCCAACTTATTATGCAGTGGTTAGGTTTTTTACGGAGCAACACGACCGTGTAACCGAAAAATACAAAATTGGCGGTAATAAATGGACGTATAAAGAAGGCGAAGACGTGAAAGTGATTTACGACCCGCAAAACCCTGGTCGTTTTTTGTTGGAT includes:
- a CDS encoding VOC family protein, giving the protein MINIKRADHVYVSVPPGKMHEANEFYSQVMGLTPKPRPDVFTSAGYWYDMGGIELHLGTETVVSPSKRHFALEVTNLPAARAHLEANNIEIDDTEAIPGRQRFMFTDPYGNLVELLEYD
- a CDS encoding DUF3592 domain-containing protein, which codes for MESVETVMVLFVIGFAALLIGFARSNEKRKLLRNGIRVNGIIFQIINDGKSSSPTYYAVVRFFTEQHDRVTEKYKIGGNKWTYKEGEDVKVIYDPQNPGRFLLDDIRSKALSPVFIYGGIFLILVSVGLLVLGLRG